GAGCGCCCCCATCGCGCCAGGGCATCGACCACTTGGTCGACCTGCTCTGCGCAGACCACCGCCCGCACGGCCTGAGGCGTTCTGGCGGCACAACTGGCACACACTTGTGCATAGGACAGTGTGCCTTGGGCGAGAAATCGGGCCAGCAATAGTGCCGTTCTTTGTAGTCCGGCTTCACTGGCGGCGCTGATGCACAGGCCTTCGATATCGACCTGTACAGCGCTTGCGCTGCCTGGCTTGTGCAACAACACATGGGCGTTCACACCGGTGAAGCCGAACGCGCTGATGGCGATGCCGGCGCCGGGCGGCAGCGCATGTGCGGTGTGCGGGGATGATACCGGCATGATGTCGTGCCAGTGCGAAGAAGAGGATGGCCTCAGCAGCGGCCCGGGTATCTGCTGCCGGTCCAGGGCCAATAGAGCCTTGAGCACGCTGAGTAGCCCAGAACTGACCAGGGTATGACCGAAGATCGTTTTGTTCGCCCCAAGGTATCGCAGCCCTTGTCCCTCGAGCTGCCCGTAGGTCTGCGCCAACGCCTTGGCTTCGAGCGGATCGCCCACTGGGGTTCCTGTACCGTGGGTCTCGATCAGGGCAATGTGCTCAGGTCCTTGCCCACCTTGTCGTCGCGCATCCTCCCAGGCTGCACGGATGACCTCGGTTTGCCCGCTCACACTCGGCGACATCAGGCCATTGCTGCGACCATCGTGGCCAACCGCACTGCCATCGAGCTGCGCGAGCATTGCCAGCCCCAGGTTCTGGGCCACCTCTTGGGTGGTCAACAACAGCGCTCCGGCCCCCTCGGCGGGTGCGAAGCCGTCAGCGCGTTCGTCGAATGCAAGACAGTGCCCGGAGGCAGAGAGCACCTGGCTTGCCTGTGCTAGGCGAAAAACTTCATCGGTGCAGAACAGCGTCGCTGCGCAGACGATAGCGGCATCGCACTCGCCACTGCGTAACGCCATGGCGGCTTGGTGTAGTGCCACCAGGAAGGATGAGCAGGCGGTGTCGATCGAAAGCACAGGTCCCGGCAGGTCGAAACAGTAGGCGATACGACCGGCCAGGGCGGAGAACGCATTGCCGGTGAAAGCCGCAGCACTGATTGCTTGCTCGCTGTGTGCGCTGAGTACGTGGCGGTAGTCGCCCGGCAGCCCGGTGGCGAATACGCCGCAACGCAGTGTCTTGAGCTCGGGCAGGGTCAGTCCGCTGCACTCAATGGCGTGCCAGGCCTGCTCCAGGGAAAGCCGTTGCTGCGGATCGACGCAGACCGACTCGTTGGGCGAGACATGGAAGAAGCCATTGTCGAAGGCGTCGATGTCCCGCAGAAACCCACCCTTGAAGCTCCCGGTTCGTTTGTGCTCACCCATGACGCCGGTTTGCGGTTTGCCGCTCTCGAGCACTGCCCACAGTTCGTCGAGCGATGCCGCACCTGGGAAACGACCGGCGGCGCCCACGATCACCGGTGTGCGTCCAGTCTTGGCGCGAGGGTTTTCGTTTGGAGTTGTCCGTGTTGTGGTCGAAGGTTCGATGCGTACTTGAAGCAGTTTCAATAGCTCGCGCAGCGAGGCGGCCTCGAACAGGTCCGCCGTGCGGCAGGGCACTGCGAAGCGTTGGGCAATGGCCTTCGCCAGCTGCGCCGCGAGGATCGAATCGACGCCACGTTCGATGTAGGGTTCGTCTGCGTCGAGCGGCTCGACTTCGAGCAGCGCATCGGCGAACAGTTTCTGCAGGGCCGATAACGATAATGCGTCAGGGTGAGTCATGAGGCCTCCAGGTCTGCGGCGGTTTCGAACCAGTAAGGTTTGCTGTCGAAGGCATAGCCAGGTAGCGAAATGCGTCTGCCGGGGCCCTTCAGGTAAATGCGTCTGAGCGTGTCGCGGCCCTGCAGATAAGCGGACGCAAGCTCTGTGACGACGCTGTTGTCGAGCTCCAGCAGCGGCCCTTCGTTGACGTGGCTCCTGAGGGCGTGGGGCTCGACGTAGTGCAAGGCCGCGCTGCTCAACTGCTCGATCAATGAGGGCAGATCCATGGCGCTTACCACCAGTCGGTGCTCGAAGCTTTCACGCCCTATTGCCAAGGTCCGGGCCACGTCTGCCAGGGGCAGGCGCGGGTTGCTGCGCAGATGCTCGATCAGCTCATCGCGCATGCGTTCAAGCGATGCCTTGGTTCTGGCGCACAGGCCTACCAAGTGCAGTTGCCCAGGTTGTGCCGTGACTTGTGGTGTCGGTGCATCGGCCTGCGTTAGCACCACATGCGCATTGGTGCCGCCAAAGCCGAAGGAACTGATGCCTGCGACACGGTCGTTCGACCGCCAGGGCTGCTTTTCGGTGAGCAGTGAAAAAGGCGTGTCCTGTAGGTCGATTTCCCGATTTTGCTGACGGAAGTTCAAGTTGGCAGGCAGCCAGCCGGTCTCTATCGCCTTGATGACCTTGACCAAGGCCGGTACGGCTGCTGCAGGTTCCAGGTGGCCCGTGTTGGTCTTGACCGCTCCGACCAGCACGCTTGCCGGTAGCTTTGCGGGGGCTTGCTGGGCGATGAAGGCACTCAGGGCTTGCAGCTCTATCGGGTCACCAAGGCGCGTCCCGGTGCCATGCGCCTCGATGTAGCCCAGGCGCTCTGCCAACTCGGGCGTGTACGCCGCCAGCAACAGGTCACACTGGGCGTTCGGGTTGGGGGAAGTCAGCGAATTGGCACGCCCCCCGTGATTGACCTGGCTGGCGACGATCCGCGCTCTGATGTTGTCGCCATCGCGCACCGCATCGGCGTAGCGCTTGATGAGGAAGGCGCCACACCCTTCACCGCGCACATAGCCATCAGCCGATTCATCGAACGTGGCGCAGCGAGCGCTCGCCGACAACACACCCATGCTGGCGGCCGCGTGGGTTACGACCGGGTCGATCATCAGGCTGACTCCGCCACACAGTACCGTATCGCACTCTTGTTCCTGCAGGGCCTTGATGCCGCGATGCAAGGCGACCAGTGTTGACGAGCAAGCGGTGTCGACCGTTTCGCTGGGGCCACTGAAACCGAATTGGTAGGACACCCGGTTGGAGAGCATCGCATGAGCGTTGCCCGTGGCGGCGAAGGGATGTTTTGAGCGACCCCACAGCTGCAGCAGCACCTGGTAGTCGTTGAACTGCACGCCCGCGAAGACACCGGTGCGGGTGATGTCGCCTGGTCGATAGCCCGCGTCGAGGCAGGCGTTGTATGCCGTTTGCAGGAACAGTCGATGCTGGGGATCCATCAGCATCGCCTCACGTGCCGAGAGACCAAAGAAGCGTGCATCGAAATGCTCGATATTCCGCACCGCACCGCCGTAGAGGTCCTCCTCGGGCCAGCGCGTCATCGGCACGATGGCGCTGCGCCCATGCAGGAGCGAGTCCCAGAATGTCTCGACAGTGTCCCCACCTGGCAACGTGGCGGCCATACCGATGATGGCATAGCCTGTGAGCGATTCATCGGGATGGCCGGCGTCGGGTGCTCTGCTCGTGCTCAGGTCTTGTGTGTCGAATGCCCGTTGGCTGTCGAGATAGCGGACCAACTGACTCGGCGTGTTGTAGCGGAACAGTGCGCTGGCAGCCATCGGCACCGAGAACCGAGCCTGTACGTTTTTCGCCAGTTCTTGTAGGCCGACCGAGTCGAGGCCCATCTCGCCCCAACGCGCCTCAGGATCAATCCTCTGCGCAGGAATGGCGGTGAGCGTCTCGAGCAGTTCGTTCACTGCCTCACGCAATGCATCAGGTGAGTTCGACTCGCAAGCCCGATTGCCTGCGGGATCCTGGCGAGGTGGTGCGAGCAACCGTTCGGTGATGCGTCCGGTATCGCCGCCAAGTACCGCCACCGCCCACACATCTGCGGCCAGTGCTGAGGGCAGTCGCAGTGCCAGATCTACCCCAGTGTTCGCTTCAAGGGGCTCGAGCCCGGTTTCATGTGCCATGAACTGAAGCGTCTGGGTATCGACTTGCATGCCAGTGTCTTTCCAGAGCGGCCATGCGACGCTGAGGGTGCGGCCATGGCGCTGCCCGAGCGCCACCGAACGGCTGCGCGCCTGGGCGAAACCATCGAGCCAGGCGTTGGCGTAGGCGTAGTCGGTCTGCCCTGCGTTGCCGAATGCCGCAGCGATTGAAGAGAACAGCATGAACAGGTCCAACGGGGCCGAGCCGATCGCTTCGTCCAGCGCCAGGGTGGTCTCGATCTTGCTGCGTGCGACTTGTTCAAAGTCTTCGAACGCCTTGTCGGTCAGTACCCCATCGCGCAGCACGCCGCTCGCGATCAGCACACCGTTCAGTGGGCTCATTTGGGCGAGCAATGCCCTGGCTGCCCCGACGTCTGCCAGGTCAGCGCTGAAGTAGCGAACCGTCCCGCCCTGCGCGCTCATCTGTTGGCACTCATGCCTGATGTGCGCGCTGTCAGGTCGCCGTCCTACCAGGCTGATATGGGCACCGAAGTCACTCGCCAGTCGGCGAGCGACGGCTTGGCCGATTCCGCCGAAGCCTCCGGCGATCAGGTAATGTCCGCCCTGACGCCATAGCGTCGGGGGTGCGACTGGCAACTCTATCGGGCGCCATTGCAGGCGTTGGCTTTGCGTGCCCTGCAGACGTTCGTGCACGTGGCCGCTGACTGGTATGAACGCTAGGCGTGCCAAGGCCTGCTGGAGAACATCGGGCTGCGCCAGCGAACCGCCGACCTGCAGTGACAAGATCCTCAGCTGCGGTTGTTCCTTGCAAAGACTGCGCAGCAAGCCGACGAGACCTGCTTGGGCATCGGGTTCGTTTGGCAGACAGACCATCAGTGATCTTGGGCCTTGCAGATGAGCAATGGCTTGGAACAGTGCCCAGTGCAGCGCGCGTTGGGTAGGCTCCTGCGCGATAGGGGTACTCGATGTGTTGCCCAGGGCAATGACGATGGGATGCTCTTGCGGGATGTCGTCGAGTGCGCGCTTGCAGGCTTGTACGAGGTTGGTGGTACGGGGGGCGCCGCAGGACGATGTTGGCGCCGGGTCGACCGGGTCCAGCACGACGATCCGATGCCCATGGCCTCGGAGTTGTCGATCCAGCTCCGGATCGACAATTAAGGTGAAGGGGCTGGTGAACGTGCGCGTTGTCTCGGACGCATTGGACGTGAAGTCCGCAACTGCGAGCAGAAGCCGATCATCGGTCTCTGGTGGTGGATTCGAGCTTTGTGGTTCGTGTGATACACGTAGTTCATTGGCCCACAGTGGTATTTTCTCGAAAGGATAACTCGGCAGGTCGAGCATCTTGCCCGGTGGGTTGTGGTGCCGCCAGTCGATGCTTTCCCCTGCCTGAAAGCGGCTGGCTGCCTGCTCGAGCTGAGCGCTGAAGGTCGCTTGGTGCGCAGTCGACGATGCCAGTGCGTTGGCCAGGTCATCCAGGTCGGTGACCAAGGCGCAGAACCTGTAGCGCATTGCCGGACGGGTCACGTTTAACGTGTAGGCGACGTCCTCCAGGCACAGCCCCTCCTGCTTAAGCAGGTAGTCGAGGATGGCGGCCTTGAGCGCATTCAACGACGCTTCGCTTTGCGCGCTGATAGCCACTGCCATGGGTACGGCGTCATGTCGTGCCGGTGCATCCACCTGCGGCGGCATGTATTCGCCCACGATGACATGGGCGTTGGCACCACCAGCGCCGAAGCTGCTCAGACCGGCGTAGCGACGCTGGCCGTCAGGTGTGTTCCAAGGCACAAGTTCGGTCTGCGGACGAACTGTTCCCTCACCGACGGGTATCAATGGATTGGCGATGTCGCAACCGATCGTAGGGGCGAGCGAGCGGTGACGAAGTTGCAACACGATCTTGGCCAACCCCGCCAGACCGGCGGCAGGCTCCAGATGGCCGATATTGCTTTTGATCGATCCTACGGCGCAGTGCCCGTAATCGCGTGCCCCATATATGCCGTTCAGCGCTTCGATCTCGATCGGATCTCCTAAGCGAATACCGGTGCCATGCGCCTCGATGTAGGTGATGTCGTGTGCCTGGCGGTCGGCATCGCGCAGTGCGGCTTCGATGACCTTGGTTTGCGCTGCTGCCGAGGGTACCGTGAAGCCGCTGCTGCGCCCGCCTGCGTTAACCGCGCTACCATGGATGACCGCATGGATGCGTGCGTCGGCATCGATTGCCTCCTGCAAGGGCTGAAGGACGAAGACCACGTGCCCTTCACCTGGGACATACCCGTCTGCCTGTGCACCGAAGGTATGACAGCGGCCCGTCGGGCTGAGGAATTTGCCCTGGCTGAGCACCCGATATTTATGTGGGCTGACCATGATATTGGCTGCGCCTACGATTGCCTGTCGGCACTCGCCGCGGCGCAGTGCTGCGATGGCCAGATGGAGGGCCGTCAGCGATCCTGAGCACATGGTATCCAAGGTCAGCGATGGCCCACGGAAGTCGAAATGATAAGAAAGCCGGTTGGCCTGGGCAGAGAACGAGGTGTCGATGGGCTGGGACGCTTCCAA
The DNA window shown above is from Pseudomonas sp. BSw22131 and carries:
- a CDS encoding SDR family NAD(P)-dependent oxidoreductase, giving the protein MQSDERSTCHTAKIVWSAESCSPASTGRTWLAIADGQHCDTPDGCIPIDADRIAGSALAAGDTVLVPVAETETSGPWQLAQSQFESIHRIIAALLATGTPLKLLLFSGIANADAAAAHGLLQSLRCETEQLAHTWLESDASLAKSLTICGLMQQEGLRRLRVEGGKRLVAHLHQQVTPLANEPRSQDGPALIIGGLGGIGQHLLEHIVGQQPVFVMGRSPLSDERRSRLKALGCSGYFQGDATDTESLRQTLSTLHERYGRVDTVFHLAGHLEDGLFQSQTTSSLEKVLKTKIAPALALAQLQNEMAIRRVVMFGSLSATVGLAGQTAYASANAYLHALAERQCLQGHTGWSTIGWGIWDVSGMAMGQDRGLLLPMAPDKALAAMDELLAARCADALIYAGRLLTEAPSGRQAAKASRAPTLDTKLLVRQAIAKFTGLENLAEAENVLDHGADSVAAISIAAEIERRLAEAGMVTRVPRSILFEHPSISSLSAYIEARAAIIGLQPEPAVAPQSPPELTWRAPSPHVRAHTQDEPHWRAQDIAIVGMAGSFPGATSMEELWSLLAEARLAVRPVPSQRWDWRAFYDSDASAAGRSYARHGGFIDNVEMFDPLFFQTTFKAAERMDPAERKLLQTTHHALENSGFFAAPTPDVGVFIAAMYGHYQQLEASQPIDTSFSAQANRLSYHFDFRGPSLTLDTMCSGSLTALHLAIAALRRGECRQAIVGAANIMVSPHKYRVLSQGKFLSPTGRCHTFGAQADGYVPGEGHVVFVLQPLQEAIDADARIHAVIHGSAVNAGGRSSGFTVPSAAAQTKVIEAALRDADRQAHDITYIEAHGTGIRLGDPIEIEALNGIYGARDYGHCAVGSIKSNIGHLEPAAGLAGLAKIVLQLRHRSLAPTIGCDIANPLIPVGEGTVRPQTELVPWNTPDGQRRYAGLSSFGAGGANAHVIVGEYMPPQVDAPARHDAVPMAVAISAQSEASLNALKAAILDYLLKQEGLCLEDVAYTLNVTRPAMRYRFCALVTDLDDLANALASSTAHQATFSAQLEQAASRFQAGESIDWRHHNPPGKMLDLPSYPFEKIPLWANELRVSHEPQSSNPPPETDDRLLLAVADFTSNASETTRTFTSPFTLIVDPELDRQLRGHGHRIVVLDPVDPAPTSSCGAPRTTNLVQACKRALDDIPQEHPIVIALGNTSSTPIAQEPTQRALHWALFQAIAHLQGPRSLMVCLPNEPDAQAGLVGLLRSLCKEQPQLRILSLQVGGSLAQPDVLQQALARLAFIPVSGHVHERLQGTQSQRLQWRPIELPVAPPTLWRQGGHYLIAGGFGGIGQAVARRLASDFGAHISLVGRRPDSAHIRHECQQMSAQGGTVRYFSADLADVGAARALLAQMSPLNGVLIASGVLRDGVLTDKAFEDFEQVARSKIETTLALDEAIGSAPLDLFMLFSSIAAAFGNAGQTDYAYANAWLDGFAQARSRSVALGQRHGRTLSVAWPLWKDTGMQVDTQTLQFMAHETGLEPLEANTGVDLALRLPSALAADVWAVAVLGGDTGRITERLLAPPRQDPAGNRACESNSPDALREAVNELLETLTAIPAQRIDPEARWGEMGLDSVGLQELAKNVQARFSVPMAASALFRYNTPSQLVRYLDSQRAFDTQDLSTSRAPDAGHPDESLTGYAIIGMAATLPGGDTVETFWDSLLHGRSAIVPMTRWPEEDLYGGAVRNIEHFDARFFGLSAREAMLMDPQHRLFLQTAYNACLDAGYRPGDITRTGVFAGVQFNDYQVLLQLWGRSKHPFAATGNAHAMLSNRVSYQFGFSGPSETVDTACSSTLVALHRGIKALQEQECDTVLCGGVSLMIDPVVTHAAASMGVLSASARCATFDESADGYVRGEGCGAFLIKRYADAVRDGDNIRARIVASQVNHGGRANSLTSPNPNAQCDLLLAAYTPELAERLGYIEAHGTGTRLGDPIELQALSAFIAQQAPAKLPASVLVGAVKTNTGHLEPAAAVPALVKVIKAIETGWLPANLNFRQQNREIDLQDTPFSLLTEKQPWRSNDRVAGISSFGFGGTNAHVVLTQADAPTPQVTAQPGQLHLVGLCARTKASLERMRDELIEHLRSNPRLPLADVARTLAIGRESFEHRLVVSAMDLPSLIEQLSSAALHYVEPHALRSHVNEGPLLELDNSVVTELASAYLQGRDTLRRIYLKGPGRRISLPGYAFDSKPYWFETAADLEAS
- a CDS encoding alpha/beta fold hydrolase; this translates as MTHPDALSLSALQKLFADALLEVEPLDADEPYIERGVDSILAAQLAKAIAQRFAVPCRTADLFEAASLRELLKLLQVRIEPSTTTRTTPNENPRAKTGRTPVIVGAAGRFPGAASLDELWAVLESGKPQTGVMGEHKRTGSFKGGFLRDIDAFDNGFFHVSPNESVCVDPQQRLSLEQAWHAIECSGLTLPELKTLRCGVFATGLPGDYRHVLSAHSEQAISAAAFTGNAFSALAGRIAYCFDLPGPVLSIDTACSSFLVALHQAAMALRSGECDAAIVCAATLFCTDEVFRLAQASQVLSASGHCLAFDERADGFAPAEGAGALLLTTQEVAQNLGLAMLAQLDGSAVGHDGRSNGLMSPSVSGQTEVIRAAWEDARRQGGQGPEHIALIETHGTGTPVGDPLEAKALAQTYGQLEGQGLRYLGANKTIFGHTLVSSGLLSVLKALLALDRQQIPGPLLRPSSSSHWHDIMPVSSPHTAHALPPGAGIAISAFGFTGVNAHVLLHKPGSASAVQVDIEGLCISAASEAGLQRTALLLARFLAQGTLSYAQVCASCAARTPQAVRAVVCAEQVDQVVDALARWGRSTPTGVVVARDYQELPASTRRPDGVAARWLQGMATRIGVSQAIHVPPYPFARRAFWPGLPSTATDQDNAGGSANVLEELRQRLAQLCGYRLEEVDSQAPLSSLGLDSLTVLQLLAPFQKRSGKMAVEQAFAASTLAELATLIERAAQSGRVADQAAADLPLGLRRRQTRSGLTVLDQAGNLPPVILVSPLNASPRIWVQQLPMLRRDGWNPCIVELPLHDAVQPDTPEIDLGRVAAQLAQLCEELSVAGQPVPCIGWSLGGCVALHAALQHSPCVGPITVISAAPWFGETILEDTLQAQSELEGRGEMFDQILPGNGSVASRIGAGLNLRSLGAYINALSTFDIREALGDLNVPLLVIHGAQDNVIQAQCVMPLRQLEKALFLEIADAGHFSPLTHATLVNRTLLDWLHVSKPSANVTQVA